The DNA window GATGGGCGCAATCAGCTCTTGAAAAGATAGCTAACGGTGCGCCTTGGCCGCGTGTAGAGATCGTCATGAATTACGCTGGCGCCCGTGGTGCCACGGTGGACGCTCTGGTGGGCGACGGCGTGCAGGGCTTGGTAGTCGCCGCCACTGGAAATGGCAGCCTGCACCATAACTTGCAGGCCGCGCTGGAACATGCGCAGGCCGCGGGCGTAGCCGTGCGTGTGACAACGCGCTGTACCGAGGGTCAGGTGCTGCCGCGTGCCGGGGCTTCTTTGCCACTGGGCCATGGGCTCAGTCCGGTAAAGGCCCGCGTATCTCTGATGCTGGAACTGCTCGGCGGCGGCGTTCCGGCCTGATTGCCGATGGGTTGAAGCCCAGAAACGCCAACGCCCCGCATGCGGGGCGTTGTGCTGGGGCTCGCGTGCGGGCCTACAGGAATGGCGCTCAGCCTGCCAGTGCGGCCATTGCGCGGGCGGTGATTTCTTCCACGCTGCCGGTACCGCTGATGGCGCGGTATTGGGGGGCGTTGGCGGGGTCCTGGGTCGCCCAGCCTGAGTAGTAATCGACGAGAGGGCGTGTCTGGGCGCTGTAGACCTCCAGGCGCTTCTTCACAGTTTCTTCCTTGTCGTCGTCGCGCTGGATCAGATCCTCGCCCGTTGCGTCGTCCTTGCCTGCCACCTTGGGCGGATTGAACTTGACGTGGTAGGTGCGACCGCTGCCGGGGTGCGAGCGGCGGCCACTCATGCGTTCGATGATGGCGTCAAAGGGCACATCGATCTCCAGCACGTAGTCCAGCTTGACTCCGGCTTCCTTCATGGCGTCGGCCTGCGGTATGGTGCGCGGGAAGCCATCGAACAGGAAGCCCTTGGCGCAATCAGGCTCGGCAATGCGTTCCTTGACCAGGCCGATGATGAGGTCGTCGCTGACCAGCCCACCCGACTCCATGACCGCTTTGGCCTTCAGGCCCAACGGCGTGCCCGCCTTGACGGCAGCGCGCAGCATGTCACCCGTGGAGATTTGCGGGATACCGTACTTCTGGCAGATGAAGGTGGCCTGCGTACCTTTGCCGGCGCCTGGTGCGCCCAACAGAATCAGTTTCATGGAAATCCTCTCGCTATGTGAATCTGGCTGCACAGCAGGTCGCAGGCGTGCTTACGCCCGGCCCGGATGCGGTGTTTTTTTGGAGGGCAAGGATAGCATGCGCAACTTTCGCTCTGGCTTACACACGATGGAGCGGCTGC is part of the Simplicispira sp. 125 genome and encodes:
- the adk gene encoding adenylate kinase, which gives rise to MKLILLGAPGAGKGTQATFICQKYGIPQISTGDMLRAAVKAGTPLGLKAKAVMESGGLVSDDLIIGLVKERIAEPDCAKGFLFDGFPRTIPQADAMKEAGVKLDYVLEIDVPFDAIIERMSGRRSHPGSGRTYHVKFNPPKVAGKDDATGEDLIQRDDDKEETVKKRLEVYSAQTRPLVDYYSGWATQDPANAPQYRAISGTGSVEEITARAMAALAG